In the genome of Lathyrus oleraceus cultivar Zhongwan6 chromosome 4, CAAS_Psat_ZW6_1.0, whole genome shotgun sequence, the window ATATCCTTGAAAATCCCTGATTGGtataattcaactgattagggttgaccagaggtcaaaaccctaatcccaaggaatctgatcaggaataatgaacttcttggtgatgataagacaatgatgatggtgatgtaccatttcaaccaagataacacccaatctccttgaggaatcaagaaccctaattgaagcacaatcctcagatgattagtgatcaattcatgagaccctcaagcttgaatctcttaacctctttatcttctaagcaagacttaggaggatgacttgcttattgtttccacatgatatgcaaagatgtaatgactaatgtcctaaaagatgaaatgcaatatgctaagctagtcccaagagaggagggcaaattttgaggtgttacagtttTGAATTACTTTACTTGATACCTTTGTAATTGTAATATCAAATTCATGAATAAAATTTCTTGATTTGAGTGAAGTCGGTGTTCTAACTTTATATGTCTATTCTATAATGCTTTATTGTCGCATCATGAATCATATAAGGTTTCCCCGAGAATAAAAAAAAATGAACATGCATCATGCATCAATCATTTATCCATGCATTTCATAATATATCCAGTTGGTCTCACCATTACTTTGGCTTTCTATCCAGTATTTCTCGCCGTCAAGCTGACTTCCCACTTCTACAACACCCGAGCTAAGCAAAAGATAGCTATGGAAAGAATTGAGCAAAACCAGACTGCCATGTAGGAGGAGATGGCTCATGTGAGGGTCCAACTGGGGCAACTCATGGATATCATGCAGAATGTCGTTCATCGACAAGAAGAGAATCTCCAAGCTAACCCAGGAGCCAATGTCAACATGAACGCTGCTAATCCCATCATAGGGAATGAGGTCCCGATCGCTAATCAGACCCATGTGGAAGGGATGCCTACCAATCCAAATGCTGCTCACACTTACCATGTCCCTATCCATGGGGGTTCTCAAGCTGGTACAGAGGACCACGATGGAGACTTCTTCATGCCTAGGAACGAGTCGGTGCACGAACCTTTCGGACCACCACAGACTGAGCTCGAAAGGAAACTCAAGATGATAGACGAAAGAGTCCGAGCCATTGAGGGCCCTAACACCTTCGGGCTGGAAGCTGAAGATATGTGCTTAGTCCCAGGGATCAAGATCCTAACTAAGTTCAAAGTACCTGCCTTCGAGAAATATCAGGGAAATACTTGTCCCAAGACCCATATCAGGTCTTACTGTAGGAAAATGGCTGCTTATTCAGGTGATGAGAAGTTACTGATAcatttcttccaagacagtctcAGTGGAGCATCCCTCGAATGGTACATGCAGCTTGAACGCTCGCATGTGCATTCTTGGAGAGAGTTAGCTAAAGCTTTCTTGAAGCACTATCAGTATAACACTGATATGGCACCGAATAGGACACAACTTCAGAGCTTGGCTCAGAAATCTGAAGAATCCTTCAAAGAATACGCACAACGTTGGAGGGACCTAGCTGCTAGGGTCCAGCCTCCCATGCTTGAGAAGGAACTGATTGATATGTTCATGGGAACACTTCAAGGCCTCTATTATGAGAAGCTAGTAGGGAGTACATTAGTTGGATTCTCTGATCTGGTAGTTGCTGGCGAAAGGATTGAGAGCGGTCTAAAGACTGAAAAAATCCCGAGCCCTGCTAATGCTGCCAATGGGGCGAAGAAACCCTACGATGGGTTTCCCAAGAAAAAAGAGGGAGAAACCAACTCCGCATCAACCTCCAAGGGGAAAGGTAAAGCTTATCGAACCCCATATTATCAAGTCACAGAAGTGACTCCTAAAAACTATCAACCACCGACATACGCCATTCTTGCTGCTCCATAGCAAGTCCCTTATCAGCCACCTGTCCAGTACCAGCAGTCGTACACCCCCAGGCTAAACAATTATCAGCAATACCAACCGGGCCAACAATGTCCCAGGAGACAAGAGAGGAGACTTGATCTTCTTCCCATGAGCTGCAATCAACTACTGAACCATCTGTTGAACAGTTCTCTTAATCAACTAAGGAAAGCCAAGCCCCGACCGTCCCTACTCCCATCGGGCTACGACGCAAACGCACGCTGTGAGTTCCACACTAGGGAACCCGACCATACTATTGATAATTATAAAGCATTCCGATATAAAGTTCAAGATCCCCTTGACTCAAACGCCATACCGTCCGCGCCGGCGGGGTCCAATGTTAACAATAATTCGATGCCTCCTCATACCAGACATCCTGTGAACATGATTCAAGAGTCTGCTATGGTCGACCATATCTCGAATGTCGACATGATAAAG includes:
- the LOC127137230 gene encoding uncharacterized protein LOC127137230, with translation MDIMQNVVHRQEENLQANPGANVNMNAANPIIGNEVPIANQTHVEGMPTNPNAAHTYHVPIHGGSQAGTEDHDGDFFMPRNESVHEPFGPPQTELERKLKMIDERVRAIEGPNTFGLEAEDMCLVPGIKILTKFKVPAFEKYQGNTCPKTHIRSYCRKMAAYSGDEKLLIHFFQDSLSGASLEWYMQLERSHVHSWRELAKAFLKHYQYNTDMAPNRTQLQSLAQKSEESFKEYAQRWRDLAARVQPPMLEKELIDMFMGTLQGLYYEKLVGSTLVGFSDLVVAGERIESGLKTEKIPSPANAANGAKKPYDGFPKKKEGETNSASTSKGKGKAYRTPYYQVTEVTPKNYQPPTYAILAAP